The DNA window TGACCCCTCTTCCCACGCAGGCCAATGGAGCAGGATTCAAGTCCGACTTTGTGTGCTGCAGAGTCACTTCCTGAGCATTCGGCTTGCTTATGAGATTGTTCACGGACTCGTGCCTGCATGGAAAATAAAACTCAGATCTCAACCAGAAAATTATTAGTATAAATTACTTCCTTGTGTCTCACAATGATATCAGCTTTTTCCTTCTTCATAGGCTTCCCGTTTCTGTGTGTATGAGTCAATAGGAACAAATCCGCAGCAGTGGGCTCCTCATTGTTAGGCCGCTTCTGCTTCTGTTGCATGCGGTAATACAATTAGCACGTCATTGGTGATAGTGAAAGCAAAGCAACAGGATTTTAATTACCTCCTCCTCAATTATCCGTGCAAAGCTCTTTGTTCCTGCAGTATGCGTAGCGGTTACATTTGCCCGACAAGCTTTATTTCGACTACTCACAGCCTGATCAAAGATAAAGTTACCAATCATTTAACAAGCCTGCCAAATTGCAAACAAGATGGCAAGAAAATAGAATGGTCGGTGTTACCTTCGCTTTTTCCGTACCCCAATATGCAACTAAATATTGCCACTGTTCCTTGAGAACGCGAGGATTTTGATCAGCAAGGCATTCCTCCACCGTTTCATGAGTATCATAATGTTTTTGTTTTAAGAGAGCTTTCCAACTCTTCCACTTTCTTCCTATACACTTCATGATCCAGAATTCAGCAGCTGGAGCAATGTCAAATTTGAGCTACATCAACAAACAAGGGGTGTCATACAAGAAACTAAAGGCACAGAAAGCAGCAGTAACCATATAAAACTGCATACCTTGACAATATGATACATCACATCCTTGTTTTTCTCTGGAACACGTCTCCAATCTTGATGTGTCAGAGGTGCCAATATTCCGTCACGTGCTAATGCACCCAGAAAGGTAGATAAGGTGCCTGCCTCTTTCCCAACAGGCTCCCCCGAAGCGTTCAATAGCACTGGAATGCGGACACCCTTAGGCAAATTCCACACCTTGAGACAGAGTGTAAGACCACGACCACGACCACACCCTTGATTCCTCTTGGTACCTgcttgaaaggaaaaaaaaacaatgagacAATCAGATGAGCATAACAAGAACAGCTGTCAAATGGTGGTGTTCTTTATAGACAGAGTATGAATAAGGAAATGAACAGGATTTGATAATGAAACAGGGGAGTGTGAACAGTTTGTTTCAAACAAATCCAATTTATTCTATGTTTAGTGGTCTACATGGGAAAATGAATATTTTAGTGTGACAAGTTCCTCTCGGTACCCACGAGTCTCCATTCTTCTGTGGATTCAGCATGgataaaatgcaaaaaaaataataaaaaaaaaccctccaacTATGGTAATCATGGGCAGATAGCTTACTGAGTTCAAAATGATATGTATTATAGCTTAATAAGACTCATAATCGCTGCTCCTAATTTCCAAAGAAAGAAAACACTTCTAATCCCCAAGAATTCTTTATAGATATGTTTACCCTCAGCAGTGTAACGGATAAGAGTGAAGGAGAATAGCTTAATGAGTTTAAAAGGATTTGCATCATTGCTTAATAAGATTCATAATCCCAATGAaattattttatctttataAGGAGGTTTATTCTCATCAGTGTAAAATAGACAATAATAAGAGCAAGGACAATGGCTCACTGAGTTCAAAAGGATATGTACCAGGGCTTAATAAGATTCGTCATccttagaaaaatattttatctttatatgGAGGCTTATTCGCCCTAATGTGAGGCACAATAATAAGAGTGAAGCGTAATAGCCTACTGAGTTAAAAAGGATATGGGTTGTTGCTTAATAAGATTCATAATCCCAAAGAAAATATCCCTTTCTAAGAAAACTTATTCTCCATGGTGCAACACATAATAATAAGAGTGAAGGACAATAGAAGTGTGAATTACCAACATTCCAGCGTTCGTCGCAATCTTCAGAATCACTTAATGCATGCACATCACCAGAACTTGCCTGTGACATCGCACGCTCAAATGATGAATTACTAGATCTTAGCTTCGCAAGGGCCTTTCTAACTTCCTGCGGAACGTAGTTACATGCAAAATGCTCAGGATCAGACATGTCGATATCGGAAGGTGGTGGTGTAGTTAACTGGACGTTGTCAAACTCATTAGAGACTTTTTCAGGGGTCTTATGCATAGGGGATGAACTAGGGCATATGCTGTTAATGATTCTGTCGATATCTGGAGAGTTAGACAAACTCTGATCTGGAGAAGGCATATACAGATCATCAGGCTCATTTTCTGATGGTTCACTGTCTGTGATGGCAGCTGGCATGTGGCCAGTTGAAGATGCAGCTTGCCTCTCAACAGGATCCCTGTGTATTGATTCAGTATCCATGACTGCAGCAGATACTTGGTCATTTTGAGAAACCTGCTGCTCAAAAGACTTGTTTTTGCTGTGTTTTTTGTCTTTTGCAGCAGGAGAATCTTTGGCCAAACGTTTACTGCGCCTAAGTTCAAGACCTGAATTTGAATTAGCCAACAAACTCTTCGTTTTTCTCTTGCGAATTGTGCAGCTAAAAGGTTCCGATTGTTCTTTTTCCGGGCATCTAATTCTCCCACTGCTATCCCCTGCAACAGTCTGATTGTCCAGTTGAGCACATGTCTCTTGTCTATGGTTTACTTGACTTGCAGTCCTCAATTGCTTTTCCTGGACATGAACCACACCATCTGCATGCTTATCCTGAGCATTCTCTTGAGAAATTGCAATATAAGAAGGCTGTTTTTGTGCCTGTTGTATGATCCGCTTGGAGTTGGGAGCCTGTGCCTGATTCTTATCTACATTTATAGGTTTGGGTCCAACAGAGTGCACCGTTGTGCAATTTATACGCGTTGCATTAGTCTCATCAATCAGCGCAATGCATCTTGACTCACTAAAAACTGTGGGATCAATAGAATCTGCCTGTACTTCATTAACTCTATCTCTATGATCTAGATGTGTCTGCTTCATACGAAAAGCATAGCTAGAATGTTGATCTTGTGCCTGATGCCTGAACTGGTTCAGAGGCTTTTCTTGTGTCTTTTCTGCACTTATGATTCCACAGCCAACAGATTCTCTGTTTCTCTGCTTATGATGCCTTCTAATAATCTCATTGGCCTCATGTATCCCTTCTCCATCCATCATGTAATCAGAACGATACGGGTCTGACTGCTCCGGAAGCTGATTTGGACGCTTTGTATGTCCCTGTTCCATACGATTTAGTGGATCGTTAGGTTCTGCTTGGATGAGTCCCGTGCGACTCGCAATATTAGGATGCTCTTCGTGCGCCTGCATTACAACATCAACACGAACCAATGCACTATTAGAGACAGCAGTGTAGCATATCAGTTCAGTGGAGAGAATATTTAGCATCAATTTCATGATAATTTCTCCAATTGAGAATATGCTTCACTCAATCAAGCCAGGAATCATGAAACAAAACATAGCTGTAGTCAAACTGTTTTTTAACATCAAATGGGGCATTTGCCCTAACCTTTCTAGCAACACTTTCATCACTCATAGAGTCACAGTACATCGCTTTGCTGAACACCATTCTACCTCCTCTAAAAAGAAGTGATATGGTAGCCATTGAATTGAGTCAATTCAATTGAGGACACGGGAGTGGAAGCGTACCTCCCGGACTTGGAGgatcggcggtggcgacgaggtGCCGATCGGCACCACGGGGACGGCGCCCTCCACCGCGGCGGACGACAGGAGGTAGTGCCGGAGCCGCGCGGtgtcgacggcgagctcggcggcgcagATGGGGCAGGCGCAGCGCGCCAGCCCGACGGGCACGCTGAGCAGCGCCCCGCAGGCGCCGCAGGGGAGCCGCGCGCCGcggacgtcggcggcgccgcggggcAGGGGCAGCGCCTTcctccgtggcggcggcggcggcatgagcTCCGGGGGCAGCGACTGCGGCATGGCGCAGTCGGGGCAGATGAACTCCGTCAGTCCCGGCTCCACCTCCAGCGTCTCCCCGCACCCCGCGCACCGCACCTCCAGCGGCTCCGGCgagcctccctccgccgccgccgacgccgcagcgCGCCCTGGCGCCATTGGCGCAGGTGGGAAGAGGTTTcgaggttgttttttttttttttctgcggcGAATGAGGAGAAGTGGGGAGGGAGAGTGGGGGGAAGGAGAAGCGTTGCGGGATGCTGATCTCTAGCGACGGTCAGCCTTTAGCTAGTCTGCCTAGTAGGAGTAGGTTTAACGCTTTTTTTTACTCACCAGCGAGTGAATTTTATGAATATAGTAAAAAGAATGGATCAATCGATCCCAAATACAAATTTGTTCATCGGTACTGCTATACACACGAACTAGCTGTTCAAACTCATGTACAGCTAAAAACATGTTACCATAGATCAATCAAAAAGTATATGTTCACATGTACTGTTTACAACAGTTGATCAAATTCAGTCGTACATGAGTCTAATGATCAAATTCAGTCGCACGTGACTCTGATAATTAGTTCGTATGTACAACAATTTCCTTTGTTAATATTCTATGCTATTTCGAGTGATACCACAAATTAGCGATCCAACGTTTCGATATACAGGCCAAGGGACGCTTTCTCCGCTCATTTCCACAAGACCAAGATAATGTTTCcgattgagtaaaatgcatgaGCGGTGCTTAAACTTGAGCAGAGGTGTTACGTAGGATCGTAAACTGAAAATTTGCACAATAAGGTTCATGATCTTGTTTTAATGAACCATGGTCGGTCCAAAACACGTTTAACCATATCTGACCGCATACGTAGCATTCCACGTAGGCAGCATTTTACATCTGGCCCCCTTCACATCTCGAGGGGGATGCAAAGTGATCAAAGGATTTGAGAGAATTTCGGTGACTACTGTAGCAACAAGAGGTAAGAACAGAATTACCGGCACGTCGAGATGCAGAAGGGGTTGGATGCAAAATGCTACCTACGTGAAGCGCCACATAGTCGGTCAACTCTAGTCAAACGCGCTTTGGACCAGCTATGGTTCATTAAAACAAGATCCTAAACCTCAATGTGTAATTTTCAAGTTTACGGACATAAGTAACACCTTCGCTCAAGTTTAAGGATCAGCCATGTAATTTACTCTTTCCGATTTTTCGCTACTCATTTGCATATGTGATAGAATATTTCCTAAcacaatgaatctgaacagagaAGATAgatactcccttcatcttaaAATGTAAGAACCTAGTACTGGATTAGACATTTTATAGCTTTACGAATCCGGATAGAGATATTTACCAGATTCATCGTGGTATGAAATATCTAATCCGGTATTAGGTTTCTAATTTTGGAACAAAGAGAGTAATAAACAAAACGTGAAGAGATGAAGCTATTCTGGCCATCTGGGTCAAGAGCCAAGAGATGAGTTTCACTATCGATCGGAGTCAGCGTAGCAGCGGGAAATACCACTGCTGGCAGTGCATTTCAGCATCTCTCCAAAAGACCAGGGACAGGGAAACAGCATTAGACGCAGGTTTATATATTACATGGCCAAAATTCTACGCGGCGAGGCAGATCAATCGCTTGTAGACaccacttcctcctcctcaacctCATAAtcttcgtcatcgtcgtcgtcatcgtcgtcgtggtgTCTCGCAGATTGACGCCTTTCAACATGCTGTTTGTCTGATTCGTCCTGCAAAACGTTACAAAACAAGATCGCTGCTTAGTCGCTTCAACGAACAAGCTACAAAAGATGGTTGGAAAGCATGATCAAATGTATGTGCAGCAGCAAGATTAAGTGGGTCAACTCGCAAACCCACTTATAGACTAATCAAATGGATTGACCCGCGGGTTACGCACTTATTTGATCTATAAGTGATTTGGCGGGTCAATCCACTTACACCCTTAGCTGGTAAGCATGACCTCTAGTAGATTTTCCTTTGCTTTTGGGAAAAAAAGGGAATTCATCATCTACCTGATGTTTTGACTGGTCCTGTTGAAcatctcctccagctgccgAAGACCCAGGGGCATGCTGCAGAGTCACCAGATCAATCTCTTGGGTCTAGTTTGGAAAAGGAATTAAGTGAAACCAtttacttactccctccgtttcacaatgtaagtcattctagcatttcccacattcatattaatgttaatgaatctagatagatataaatgctagaatgacttacattgtgaaacggaggaagtagtttttATGTATACCTCATGATCAACACCTAACAATGGCGCACCACGCACACTTTGCTCCAGGGATTTAAACTTCTCCTCCCAGGATTGATTTAAACCTTGCAGAGCATGATTGATCATCTGTTGGACCTCCTCCTGCGAGAACTTCTGCTGACCCCTTTTACCAGGGATGGACTTTGCTATCTCCGCGATTTTGGCCTTGTCGATGGTGCCAGTGAGTCCATAGTACCTCCCACGGTTCCGGCCCCCCACCTGCTGTATCCATGCAGCATCGGGATCTGCAGGTTTATCACCAGCCTCCTCCATTCGCTTCTTGAAACCCTCCTGGAAAATTCAGTGAATTGCAAACACGATTCAGCAGCCATTGGATACACTCATCTAACTAGTTTGCATGTTGCATGATGCTTTCTAAATAATGCATACACCTTTAGAACCTACCACAATCCGTTTCGCTTTCTCACTGACAAATTCTCCTGTGCCACCATTAAACTTATGGGTCTTGTTGAATATCTCAAGTTCTGACACTGGCTTCCCACCATTCTCTATGACCTATGCAATTCAATCAGAACCAGGGTAATGTGTTATAATTCTGAgtttttttagatgaaaattaaaatgactAAACCAATGGAATTTGTCTTTATGTCTTACCATAAGCTGCCGTTGCATGGCAAAGCTCCGAGAACCTGATGTGTGATGAGCACGACCTCCAACAAACCGATTCTTCCTATACTTCAGAGACATCTGCAAGACTTCTTCTTTGGCCCAATATTCACACAATCTCTCCCACCAATTCGGATGCATCCATGCAGGGGGGAAGGGTTTCCACAGTAAAGGGTCCTCGTCCTCATTTACCTTTTCTGTCTGATTGTCCTTTGGCTCTTCTGTAGCATCTTCCTCCTCTGACTCTGCATGACTATTGGAGCTACGAGAACctgaagcttttttggctttttgTACTGCAGCCAATTCTGCTCTAACCCTTCGCTTCTCTTCGCACAGGAGGCCAGTAAACTGTTTTACTGCTCTGCGCTGAAATATCTTCAGGCACTCGGCCTCACGGCCAGGGGCCCACTTGTACCTTTGCTACAGCAAGTGAATATAAGATCAGAAGCCTGTCAAATATATATGACAGTGCACATGTATTAATTTCCTTACAAGAAATTCATTCAAAATAGCAGCCCTCGTCTCTGCAGGATAATGTTTCCAGCGGTAAACCAATTCCTCATTAGCTGGAACATCACCATGCTCACCAACCGGCAAATAGGTTGATCCAGGGTACTTCTGCTTCAAAAGAGCAGTGATGGTAGAGGACACCTTGGGACAAAGTGGGTTGACATCCCAGTTACTGTCAGAGAAAGTTTATTTGTCAAGTACATGGTAAAGAATGCATCAAGAAACACTACCGACAATTTATCAACGCACATATTGCCTTCAAATAAAATgcacatactcgatattatttGGTGTCAAGACAGGCCTGTCATATTCCCTGCGTGGTTCAATCAGTCCTCTAGGACGGCGTCCCCTGCCCCTACCTGATGATTTACGactatattttcttaatacGGGATGATAGCTATATGCGTCCTGCTGAACAAGTGAATGCGTATCAGCTTATGCATTCAGACTCCCAGTCACACTAAATATATAGAATTCATGCATAAATTAAACCATCAGATCCTCAAACTTGATCCTACAATCTTGCTCTTGGGCAAGTTGCATCTAATGGAAGCTCTGAGCCTCATACCTGTTGCGCATGCGTAACCTGCTCTGGTGACTGTGGCTGCACCTGCTCACCACTTTTATCAAGCTGGTGTGTACCCCTGACCTCTGGAGGGCACAGTTGATTGTAGCGGTGCGGGGATTGCTCGGCTTGAGGCATCTCACGATTTGAAGATGCTGGTAAAACAGATGCATCAGCATTGCCTGACTCACTTGAGCATGCTTGAGGCATTTGGCACTGAGGTGATGGACTGGGACACAAATTGGCAATGAGTCGGTCAATGTCTGGAGGATCAGAATTATATTGGTTTGGAGAAGCAGCTGGCTGCTGGACTGGATCATCATTTATTGGTTGTTCTGGTTGTTTCGTCAAGCGCTTGCTACGCCTAAGATAGAGTCCTTCATTTGGAGAACTCGGAAAGCCCTTATTTTTCCTCTTATTCTCACCAGCATTCTTGCTGCTCCTTTTTCTCTTCGGGCATCCAATCGTCTTACCAGCTTGTGCTTTTTTCAGTTCACTAGCTTGATTGAGGGGCTCTGCTTTTTCCCGCTCCATAGTACTTGAGACATTTTTTGCCCGCTGTTCACGACTTGAAATGTCAACAAGAGGTTGCTGCCCTTGTGCGTGGTCCCCACGAACTGAATTACTCGGAGGGCAAGCTTGTGCCTGTGGTGTGCTTTCCTGAATAGGACGCTCTGGTTGTagtttttcaatatatatagattcaacACCTGCCTGCAATCTAGCCTTCCTTGAACTAGACCTTGCAGTGGTTTTATCAAGTGTCTCATTGCATGATTCCCCCCTATGAATTGAATGGTTAACAGGCTCCTTTCGTGCCAATGTGTGTTGGACTGCTGCTGGGGAGTCGTTTCTGAAAGAACTGAATGTCTCCTCTCTTGGAACTGAACGAATGGAGCATTGTGCTGGTATCTGCTCTGAACGAATTGGATGGTGTCTTTCTATTTGTGACTGCTgcaccaaaataaataaataaatcaaaagaTTAGATCCATACATAGTAGAGTAAGAAAAGAACATTGAAGGGGAGCTCGTGATCAAATAGATTTTGCAGAAATACAATGAGTACATCATTGTAACTGATTTTAGTACATTAAGACTTCGACTTGCATAGTCTCCGTTCAGCTATTGGCTATATCACTGACACTGATTTTGCTTGTTATTAAGATTGGAATGACCCACATCTAGACTGATTGTCTATGGTTGTTCGATTTACAACCATATCATCTGAGATGACCAAAATGTGACTGAAACTAAAAGAAGGCTGAGTTCAGCGTATATAACCAAGGTGCTTGCCTCTATTCCTAGTTGAAGGACAGGAAGAAAATAGAATTCTCAAGTCCAATGCCAAGAATTTTTATGTGGCTCAACAATACTTGGAAAGTGGAACCCCCATTGCTGGATCCATTGACAATCTCAGAACATATACAGCTTACGCACAATACCATTCAAAGACCCCCTGCAACTTGCATATTCTTGCTCAAGTCACTTGCAAGAACTTATATGATACccactgtcccaaaataaagctatttccaGAGtttaaatttgtcccaaaatgtagctatttctacaCCTACCCTCTTATCTCAACCAATCGCAACCATCTCTTATTTAATTCCTCCACCTAttttctcctctcaaccaatcacagcaTTCAGTTCCACCTACTTCCTTAATTCCTGTGAAAAAAtagatgcttatattttgggacatgtGGAGTATTATTGAGCCAATGCGGCATTCCAGTAGAGCAAGACCAGCGCTCTAAGCTTCTGGAGAAAATTGCAATATTGGGACTGCAAACATTGGGGCTTCACTGTTGACACTCCGAGTGGATGATAAATGGGCCCATCCGTGTCTATGAAATATGGATCCAGTGTCATTATAGCAAAGCTTATGTTTGCAGTGTCATAATTGCGAATCCCCCAAGCTTCTGACTGCTTAAATCACAGACAGATCAAAATGTACGCACCTCCGGCCGATGGCGCAGGGAAGACGCCGTGAGCGTGACGCCAGCTGGGGGCGGCGCCACGACGGAGACCGTGGGGGCGGCAGGGGAAGCGAAGTAGAGGCGGAGGcgcccgccgtcgacgacgagctcggcggcgcagACCGGGCAGGCGAAGCGCACGAGCCCCGCCGGCACACTCAGCAGAGCGCAGCAGCCACCGCACGGCatgcgcgcgggcgcgggaaCCTGCACGGGGACCGGCACGGGAGCGTGCACCaccgcggcgggaggaggcccCCGTCCGGGGATGGGCAGAGCccgccgcgggcgcggcggcggcggaggcatgAGCTCGGGCGGGAGCGCCTGGTGGGTCCCGCAGTCCGGGCAGGCGAACTCGGTGAGGCCCGGCTCCACCTCCAGCGTCTCCCCGCACCCCGCGCACCGCACCTCCACGAACTCCGGCTggccccccgccgcctccgccatggcTTCGGGGagcagcggctagggtttccttCGGTGCGCCCTCGGGGAACAGAGTAGTAATTGGGAGTGAGGTGTGAGTGCGAGATACTACTACTGCCAACCCCTAGTACCCGTAGCAAAGCCGGAATCGGCCGTCGGGAAAAGAAACGGCTCCGTGTCATGTCGCGCCGTGTGGGTCGGAAATTTACTTTttgcttagggtgtgtttagtcacttgaaaaaagttaaaagtttgggaaaagttggaagtttatgtgtgtagaaaaattttagatgtgatgtgatgtgatggaaagttgaaagtttggaataGTTGggagtgaactaaacacggccttagagGGAAAATACCTTCGCGCCAACTTTTTCCCGCCCGGCATCTTCCATTTCATTTTATCGCTTTTGTTTACACGGAAAAAATGTTGTAGATGTTGGTGCTCATATAACGCATATATgctcacccctataaacatatacagtCATACACTTACACCCtacgtccaaaaaaaaaattatagggaTGTATCTGAACAAGCATATCGTTATAAGCATCTTCGAATAGTGAGCACATATCATTTGAGATTGTTAATCCCATTATATATTAGAGGTTGTTTGGTTTTGAGAATTTTCAACCCTTGAGAATgagaaaatagataaataagGTTGTATTACCCCAACCCTTCCAATTTTCCAAGAGATTTGAGTCAATAGAAAATTTCATATGTTTTCTTCTCTATCCAACTcgtatgaaagaaaaaaaaaatctttgatttTCCTATGTTTCATTTCCACAAAACGAATGGCACTTATGAAAATTAATTCTTAGGAATTcaaatctttttttccttcaaactAAGCAAAGTCCTAAATAAT is part of the Oryza glaberrima chromosome 4, OglaRS2, whole genome shotgun sequence genome and encodes:
- the LOC127771459 gene encoding uncharacterized protein LOC127771459 — protein: MAPGRAAASAAAEGGSPEPLEVRCAGCGETLEVEPGLTEFICPDCAMPQSLPPELMPPPPPRRKALPLPRGAADVRGARLPCGACGALLSVPVGLARCACPICAAELAVDTARLRHYLLSSAAVEGAVPVVPIGTSSPPPILQVREAHEEHPNIASRTGLIQAEPNDPLNRMEQGHTKRPNQLPEQSDPYRSDYMMDGEGIHEANEIIRRHHKQRNRESVGCGIISAEKTQEKPLNQFRHQAQDQHSSYAFRMKQTHLDHRDRVNEVQADSIDPTVFSESRCIALIDETNATRINCTTVHSVGPKPINVDKNQAQAPNSKRIIQQAQKQPSYIAISQENAQDKHADGVVHVQEKQLRTASQVNHRQETCAQLDNQTVAGDSSGRIRCPEKEQSEPFSCTIRKRKTKSLLANSNSGLELRRSKRLAKDSPAAKDKKHSKNKSFEQQVSQNDQVSAAVMDTESIHRDPVERQAASSTGHMPAAITDSEPSENEPDDLYMPSPDQSLSNSPDIDRIINSICPSSSPMHKTPEKVSNEFDNVQLTTPPPSDIDMSDPEHFACNYVPQEVRKALAKLRSSNSSFERAMSQASSGDVHALSDSEDCDERWNVGTKRNQGCGRGRGLTLCLKVWNLPKGVRIPVLLNASGEPVGKEAGTLSTFLGALARDGILAPLTHQDWRRVPEKNKDVMYHIVKLKFDIAPAAEFWIMKCIGRKWKSWKALLKQKHYDTHETVEECLADQNPRVLKEQWQYLVAYWGTEKAKAVSSRNKACRANVTATHTAGTKSFARIIEEEKQKRPNNEEPTAADLFLLTHTHRNGKPMKKEKADIIARVREQSHKQAECSGSDSAAHKVGLESCSIGLRGKRGHRRKAVLQASFKEAEEAKRKAEDEAATLRKKMVAMEESQKKLQEDLANMKSTVSAMRKTTSTGDLSDGQTQNFPQVQNSRSAHEILQPYLDYSALYDPSASPSPRFR